The genomic region NNNNNNNNNNNNNNNNNNNNNNNNNNNNNNNNNNNNNNNNNNNNNNNNNNNNNNNNNNTTGCGTTGCGTTcaagttgttttcttttcaatgTTTGTTATCGTTATTGGTTgcaattttacttatattaagCGTTTGAATGTCGGGCATGAGTTTGGTGGTCTCATTGTACTGACTTAGGTTTTCATGATGACGATTTGGACTAATCTGCATGGGGTTAGGTGGATGAGAGTTGATGATTTTTGGAATGCAGGGGCTTTTATTAGTAGCTAAAGCTTGCAAAGTGAAAAAGGTTGATGATCGGAGCTAGAAGTTGAAAACTACCTTCTGAAATTCTTGTGGGTGTCATTAACAAGATCGTCCCCGGCCTTCAGATTGCAAAGTTGAAAATGCTAGACTGTGTGTTTGTGTACTTATTGTGCCCCACAAGTAGTAACCTAGTCagaaattgtattattttgatatccTTTGGTTCTATGTGTTTTCCTTGGATATACTCCTCTTATGTTTAAGATATTCAGTCACTGCTGTGCATATGACTTACTGAATAGGAAGCAGCCAAAGTTTTTTATCCAGTTTTTCGTTAATCCTGTGTAGATGTCTAAGTAACTATCTTTTCTATGCGTTATAACAGATTCATATAACTATGTCTACTGCTGCATATTTGATACTTCTAAGTGTTAGTGTGTAGACCTTTTAATAATCATTCCTGATTGCTCAGGGTTTGAGATGGTATGCGAGGAACCTTAGAATAGATGAAGATGGAGATGTTGCTGATGAGTTCCTTGATGAAGTTTCTCCAAATACGCGAGAAAACATCGGAGAacatattagaaaattaccaaGATTTGAAGTGAAGTATAGCACTAGACCTGCTAAGGTGGTGAATCAGGCACTCTTAGCAAATGGTAAAATTCAACAGCATGTGGAGTACCAGGGCAGATTGGAGTGGGTGTAAATGACTCTTTTGAAGCTATCAgctttttttaactttattattattcattttaccAGACCATTTTTTCATTGGATTGTTGGCCCCCTACTAGTTTCTTAACACTTTCTTTATTCTGATGCGTTCAAGGGAAATATGGAACTATAGTATATAGGCAAGTCTTCAATATCTCTTGATTGGTATTAGTCATCTATTTTGTGAGAAACAACAGAAGGAAAAGGACGAAGAGGCAATGGTCCTCTGCGGATGCGTGGTGCATTATTACCTGAGATCTCTTGCTCAACCAAATAGATAGtacactttattttaaattctaagaTGTAATGTATAAAAGCAAGTATAGTTGAAATGATCTTTTCTTGTCTGATGTATTTGATATCTAAGAGCAGATGAATGCTTGCTGCATCAGTAATGATGGCCGCTTAAGGTAATTCAAGGAGTGTGAGTTGGAACTGACACAAGTTTCTGTATTCAATTACGTAATTCACATAGGATCAGGGCAGTTGGAAGGTAATAAAATTCTGTGCTGACGCTATTTATGTAGTCTGAACGGGAACATTCCATTTTGATTAGTACTATGCTGTTCTTTCCTCCAGAACATCTAATTCAGGATGGAGACTTATTCGTCTATTGAATCAGCAATATTCTGTGAAAGCTTAGCATAGTCCAGGGCAATTTTGTTTTGTGCTTCAATATCAGCATTCTTAGTTTTAGCCACAGCGTTAACACACCGGCTTATCTCAATCTTGGCTAATTCAGCATCGTAGCTTCCCAGCTGAGCCTCAGTTTTTGCTTCCTGCACAAGCACCTTGTATTGTGCGAGATAACCATCGTAAGCTGACAGGCACTCCTCAATTACGGGCTTCAAGTTTGGCTTTGTTGTCTTGTCTTTGAACAACTGTTTCAGGAAAATTATGGTTTTGTTGCCGAATTGTATTGCCAAGTCAGCAGCAATGTCCAGGAGTGCCTGGTTATCATTTGCCGTTGTACTATTGGGATTCGATCTCAAAACCTGCAAGCAGAAGGTTGTTTTAACGTCAAGTCTCCTGGAGAGGCAGAAGTGATTGACAAAATGGTATGGTGAAGTTGCATTGGGTTTGGTTTTTGATGAGGTTGAGTTGGGTTTTGTGTTTGGTTTAGGCTGTGGACTTGGTTGTGGAACTTGTTTTGGCTTTAGCTCTGGTTTGTGATGTTTCTGGGCATATGCTGGTGCAAGGAAAAGGAACAAGAAGCACAGAGCAATGCTCAAAGTTAGCACGAAAGCATTTCTTGAACAAGTGTTCATTTTGAAAGACCAATGGGTTTGAATGCGTAATTTTCTCTCTGATTTACCCTTCATAAATATGTGTTGCttgcatttaattataattttaggcTTTTGGCGTTAAAAATGGCGTTATGCAGCATCGGTTACATTGTATTTAAATACGGTTCGTTGTATtcttttgatataatatttaaatatataaagtttaaCTAAACTCATCAATAgtccaaaatataatatatataaatattatacacTCGTAAGATATAATTAAGTTACGCAAACCATCCCTCCGTCTTTCCTATTTCGACTGACACTCCAAAACTGTCACCGTGTACACTATCTCCCGAGTGACAATCCTACAGCGATTTGCTAATGTCCCTGTTTATAGATTTTCTGGTGGTATCACCTGTGTCCAATCTGGTTCTCAAGTAGTGAATAGAAATGCTGCATTCTACTTCTTCAATGAAGCAGATTGCGACGCTTTGTTTTCGTGTTACGACTACGGACTACTGGAGTGGTGTTCTGGAGTCGCTCCTGTTCCACTTTCTGAGGTTATTAATCCTCAAATTCCTTTCTAACTTTTATTAACATTCTTCAATTCTCTAATTACAAAGCTTCTAATTTCAGCCTATTGAAATGTGGATGAGTCCTGAGCAGTACAGTTTTACTAATGTTAGGCTGATACCTGATATATCTCAAATCAAAAATGCAGTGCAGGTAATCCCAAATTACTAATCAATTATCCTAtgccaaatatttattattttaatttacatacCATATCTTTTAGATTCAAATCtgattatttttaacattggtaataataattacgTACCACAACTTTTAACCATATACAGTCATTAATAGTAAtttgtttttccctttctAAGTTGATTAGGAAGCGAGAGGGAAGAAACAAGGCTGGTAATGATGAGAGCTTTACAGGGGTTCCCATTTTCCAGGTTCACTCAATTATTTACtcgtattttatatttttacattcttAATTGtcctatttattattgtttataaattaacGACGCTTTCTGTACGTACGTGTTTTGTAATTGGTGTTTTAATTAGTCCAAAGCTGCAAGTATGAGGGTGGAGGGGAGCCCCGGTAATCCACCTTCAGCTTTCTTTAGAAaggtaattttataatcaagttattttaattaaggataaaatatactttgccCCTGAATTAttcatcatataataattactccATAAACTAACAATGTAATACTTACGCTTCACAATTACATTTTTAGAGAATCTTATccttatgttatatatatatatatatatagttcaaagaatttccttttttaagtaattttgtattttaagtttaattaaaattttcttaattgaaaaaaatatttttttatttataatacagtaaaatatacttagtgagttaaatagtttgattttttttacaaactcaaagataactaataaatgagtacaataaatacacataaaaaatttcatgaaagtattttattaatttgatgataaaattaagttattaactatttattcttttagataaaatgaataatcaaatattggttttttaatttatttgttttaaagatatgataaaatttatttattaattttttattaaaaatattcagcttttggttaagcatatatatatatatttgtcaatttctctTAAGAAGCATATATGAAttgttagttattttatatttattgtgtatctactatgtatattatatgtaaatattttacttattaaaaaaattaaattaaaaaataatttggtgattATTTAATgcataaaatactaaaatatattgaaaataatataattatccaagaCATGAGTGGCATTTATGTTCAACCAAGGGGGaaagtgttatatttgttagtttaggAGTGTAAATGTTACATGACGAATAGTTTAGGGggcaaattgtattttaccctttaattaattgagttaTTTAATTCGATATTTATTATGATGGATCCTTGGTAATTAGGAGGACTTAGAAAAAGCACTACgtgaagaagagaaaagattGAGAAACAAGATACCAGATTTGGACCAAATCATTGAGGTAAATTCTATTACATTAATTACGGAATTCTGATGTAAGCTGCCTATATGAAAATGGTGGTGTTTATGTATATAGGTGACCCCTCTAGAAGAAATAATACAAGATATGCAGGTGACTATCTATACATGTAAATGTTTCCTggacatattttcttttttagcaAACTTAACACACATTTTTGCAGCATTGCTCAAACTCCAAGTGGAACGATGTGGTCTTCGTACCTCCGGGAGGATTAGATGCAAAAGTATGAGAAACTACAGCAGCTATTTCTTATAGTTTTTAATGGAGAAAGTATCTTTGCCTTGTATTTTACTATCTTCCTCTGAATCACGTGAGACAATCACATCCGTTTCTGGCACTTTGTTAGTCTTCCAACCCCCCCGATTTCATGTCAAATTCGGTAAAATTTGTCATTCAAGAtcattttgattattaatgttaattcataatattagattttagTTTGTGTTGTCCTTCACACAGGAAACCTGTCCCTTGGCCTGTCTTAAACTTGTCAAGTTGAGTCATTCAAAGTTTATTTTGTGGCAAGTGATATCAAAAGTCAGTTGCCGAAGCCGTCCCCACCCCGGCTCCCTATCACATTCAATCTAAGCCATTTGTCTTACAAA from Sesamum indicum cultivar Zhongzhi No. 13 linkage group LG3, S_indicum_v1.0, whole genome shotgun sequence harbors:
- the LOC105159387 gene encoding uncharacterized protein LOC105159387; protein product: MGLLRRLWLILGITRNGEQRHHHHDSAAAYVSMPRKDFSTPLERDQNPPLLVFCHAGDGGVQGLRWYARNLRIDEDGDVADEFLDEVSPNTRENIGEHIRKLPRFEVKYSTRPAKVVNQALLANGKIQQHVEYQGRLEWV